Within Sorangiineae bacterium MSr11367, the genomic segment CACCGACGAGGCCACGGTGGGGCGCGCCCTGGCCGAGGAGGCGGAGCTTCCGTACGTCGACCGCATCGAGTCGGAGAAGATCCCGACGCAGCTCGCCACGCGCGTTCCCATCACCTTCGCCAAGCAGCACAAAATCGTGGTCATCCACGAAGACGATCGGGCGATGCATGCCATCTGCGCCGATCCGTTCGACACCGCCGCGCTCGATGACCTGCGCCTGCTCTTCGGCAAGCCCGTGGAGGCGCAGGTGGCACCCGGCGAGCAAGTCGTCGATGCCATCAACCGCGTCTACGAGCGCGTGGCCGGCGGCGGCGAGCTCGAGACCGACGAAGCCGACGTGTCCGACGACGACGCGGCGAGCGACATCCTCGACAGCGACGACGAGGCGCCGGTCATTCGCTGGGTCAACTCCCTCTTCATGCAAGCGATGAAAGAGAGGGCGAGCGATATCCATATCGAGCCGGAAGAAAAAGAAGTCTTGGTTCGCTACCGCATCGACGGCGACCTCTATATCAAGCGCCGCGCACCGCGAACCTTCATGAATGCCATCGTCTCGCGCATCAAAATCGAGAGTGCGCTCAACATCGCCGAGAAGCGCCTCCCGCAAGACGGCCGCATCACCAAGAAGATCGCCGGCAAGAGCTTCGACATCCGCGTCAGCACCATCCCCACGAGCCGCGCGTACGAGCGCATCGTGATGCGTCTCTTGAACAAGTCGAGCGTGCTCCTCGACCTGCCCGACCTGGGATTTTCCCCGCGCGATTACGCGTTGATGGACGGGCTCATTCGCCGTCCGGACGGGATCATCCTCGTCACGGGTCCCACGGGTTCCGGAAAGACGACCACGCTCTACGCGTGCATCAATCGAATCAATCGGCCCGACTTGAACATCCTCACGGCCGAGGACCCGGTCGAGTACGAGATTGGCGGCATCCACCAGGTGCACGTGAATCCGAAGATCGGCCTCACCTTCGCCAGCGCGCTGCGCGCCTTTCTCCGTCAGGACCCGGACGTGGTCATGGTCGGTGAGATCCGCGACAAGGAAACGGTGGAAATCGCGATCAACGCATCGCTCACCGGCCACTTGGTGCTCTCCACGATCCACACCAACGACGCCGCCGGCGCCGTCACGCGTATGGTCGACATGGGCGTCGAGCCGTTCCTCATCCGCTCCAGCGTCATCGGCATCCTCGCACAGCGCCTCGTGCGCGTTCTCTGCCCACACTGCAAGGAAGCGTACCCCGCCGAGGACTTCGAGCTCGAGGAGCTGGGCCTTCACCGCGAGCGCATCCGCCAGCGCAAAGCGCGCATGAACAATGCGCAATCGCGTTATTTTCCCCGCACGGTGACCGAGCCGGACATCCTCGAGCTCCCCCCGGGCACGCGCCCCACGTTCTTCCGCCCCAAGGGCTGCTCGCGCTGCGCGAACACCGGCTTCACCGGCCGGCGCGGTATCTACGAGCTTTTGCTCATGGATGATGCGGTGGGCCCGCTCATCTTGAGGAACGCCGACGCGCAGGCCTTGAAGCGCACGGCTATCGATCAGGGGATGGACAGCTTGCGCGATGACGGCGCGCGCAAAGTGTTGACCGGCCTCACCAGCGTCGAGGAAGTGCTCGCGGCCACGCAGGAGGACGTCGGCGTGGGCGAGGCCGCATCCACGGTGTCGGCGGGTTCCATGCCCGCCGCCGCAGCGAGGTAGCGCATGGCGGTTTTCGAGTACCGGGGACTGCTGGTCGCATCCGGCAAACAAGTGCACGGCGTGCGTGACGCCGACAATGCCAAGGTGCTTCGCGGGTTGCTCAAGCGCGAGGGCATCCTCCTCACCAGCGCGCACGAGGAATCGTCCGCGCAGGCCGAGGGGCGAAAGGGCAAGCTCGACCTCTTCGCCTTCTTCCGCCGCGTCAGCATCACCGACGTGGCCATGATGACCCGCCAGCTGGCGACGTTGGTCATGGCCGGCATTCCGCTGGTGGAGGCCGTCGCCGCGCTCACCGATCAAGTGGAAAAGCTGGAGTTGAAGCGCGTCCTCACCACGGTGCGCGATCGCTTGAACGAAGGTATTTCGCTGGCGAAAGCGCTGGAGCCGCACCCCAAGATTTTCCCCCCGCTCTACGTGAACATGGTCGCCGCCGGCGAGGCCTCGGGCACCCTCGAGACCGTGCTCGAGCGCCTGTCGGACTTCATGGAGGGTCAGGCCAGGCTTCGCTCCAAGGTGAGCGCTGCGCTCGCGTACCCGATCCTCATGCTCATCATCGGCACGGTGCTCATCGCCGTCATGATGGTGGCTGTCGTGCCGAAGATCACGAGCATCTTCGCCAGCCTCGACCGCGCACTGCCCTGGTACACGTCGCTGCTCATCATGGTGTCGAACGCCCTCAAATCGAACGAGATGGTGGGCTTTCTCATGATGCTCTTCATGATGATCGCGCTCCGCAAGGCGTCGAGCGGCCCGCAGACGGACGAGAAGGACAAGCCGGCGGCGCGCGCGGCGAAGAAATCGCTCGGGGTGGCGGCGTTCGTGGCCATGGGCCTCGGCATCTTCATCCTGCTGCTCTTCTTTTACGTCGACTCGGTGGTGTCCTTGATCATCGGCCTCACCTTGGGCTTCGTCGTGGGCCTCGTGGTCTCGCGCCTGCTCAAGTACATCGCCACGCCGGTCGGCAAGGTGTGGAAGGACTCGTTTCTCCTGAAGCTGCCCATCTTCGGCCCGCTCTTCCGCATGCTCGCGGTGGCGCGCTTCTCCCGCACCCTCGCCACCTTGCTCCAGAGCGGCGTGCCGCTGCTCAAGGCCATGAACATCGTGCGCAACGTGCTCGGCAATGCGCGCCTCGAAAAAGTCATCGAAGAGGCCACGGGATCCATCCGCGAGGGCGAGTCGATTGCGGCTCCGTTGAAGCGCAGCCGCGAGTTCCCTCCCATCGTGACCCACATGATCGCGATCGGCGAAAAGAGCGGCCAGCTCGAGCAGATGCTGGAAAATGTGGCCCGCGCCTACGATACGCAGGTCGACACGCGCGTGCAGGCGATGACCAGCTTGCTCGAGCCGCTCATCATCGTCTTCATGGGCGGTGGCGTCGGGTTCATCGCCTTCTCGATTTTGATGCCACTGATTCAGATGAACGACTTCGTGCAGTAAAGGAGAGGGAGTCAAGGACGGGTGAGTGTTGCAATGGCGCGGCGTAGAGAATCGACGGTCTTCTTCCCCTGGGAAAAAAAGAGGGGTCTGCTCGGTGTGGTCGGGCGGGCCCGCGGCCGTTTGTTGCTCTCCGTCGTTGCGGTCATCGCCTTCGTCGTCCTGGTGTGGAGCAGAGAGGAGCACGCTGCATCACTGCGGGCCACACGCGCCACGCTGACGACGACCACGCGCGCGGTCACCGCGTACCGGGCGGACCATGGTGGGAAATGTCCGGCCTCACTGTCGGATTTGGTCGCGGGCGGCTATACGCGCGACGTTCCCATCGACGCCTGGGGTCGGCCCCTGCGGCTGACGTGCCCCGGCCGTCGCGATGCAGCAAGCTTCGAAGTGTCGAGTGACGGTCCCGACGGGTTGCCAGGAGGGCTCGATCGGGTGGAGTAATTCGAGGGGAACCGAGGAGTAACTTCTCGGCTTCACGGGTTTTTCAATCCAAGGAGTGCGTTCGATGAAATTGTCATGGTCCCAGATTATCCGTCACAGCCGTCGCGCGGGCCGAGCATCGCGTGAGCGTGGCGTGACGCTCATCGAGATCCTGATCGTGCTCGCGATCATCGGCCTCATTGCGGGCGGCGTCGCCATGACCGCGATCCCCAAGTTCGCAGAAGCGCAAAAGCAGACGACCCGGCAGAGCGCACAGGTCCTGCGCCAGGCCGCCCAATTGTGGCGCACCACCGGGGGCGGCGACTGCCCCACGGTCGAAGTGTTGAAGCGCGACAAGCAGCTCGAGTCGTCGTCCAAGTTGAGCGACGCGTGGGAGCAACCGTTCAAGATCTTGTGCGACGACGACGAGACCACGGTGGTGAGCGCGGGTCCGGACAAAAAAGAGGGAACGGCGGACGACATTCGCGTGCCGGCGCCGGAAGCCCCCGCGAAGTGATGCATCATGTGCTGCCCAATCTCCACCATCCAGGACCGGCCGCGCAAGCTTGGCCTGGGGAATAGACTTCGTCGTGCCGCTCGCCGCGGCATGACCTTGGTGGAGATCCTCATCGTGATGGTCATCATCGCGTTGATCATGGGCGGCATCATCATGGGCGGGGGTCAGGTGTCGAGCGCGCGCCTTCGCGCATCGAGCAGCTTGATCACCAGCGCCATCAAGACCGCGTACACCCGTTCCAACGCGGTCTCCAAGAGCGTGCGCCTGGTGTTCGACTTCGAGGAGAACACCTTGTGGCTCGAAGAAGCGAGCCGGCCGATGGTGGTCCAATCGAAGGACCTCACCGCCACCGGCGGCGCCGAGCCCGCGACGGCCGCCGAGCAGGCCGCCGTCGCCGAGGGCGAACGCATCGTCAAAGGCCCCGTGGCACCGCGTGCGCAATTTCGCCCGGTGCCCAAGTCGGATTTGACCTCGCAAGAGCCGGGGGGCAAGCGCTCGCTCCCGCGCGGCATCACGTTTCGCGAGGTCCAGACGTTCCACGATGACCAGCCCCGCACCGAGGGGCGTGCGTACCTGTATTTCTGGTCGGGCGGACAGACCGAGCGCGCCTCGATTCAAGTGCGTGTCGGCAAGTCGGAAGAGGATGGGCAAACGCTGACTCTCCTCGTCTCACCGCTCACCGGCAAGGTCACCATCGAGAAGGGCCCCGTCGCGCTGAAGCTGCCGACGGACGACAAAGAGGCTTCCGAACGCGAGGATAGTGCGTTTTGAGCAAGCGCGGCTTTTCCCTCCTCGAAGTCATGGTGGCCATTGCCATCTTGGGGCTCGCGCTCAGCGTCATCCTGTCGGCGCAGGCTGGGTTGACCACCAGCACGCGCCGTGCGGCCAACATGGCCAACGCCGTGGAATACGGCCGCTGCAAGATGACCGAGATGGAGGAAAAGCTCCTCAAACTGGGCTACCCCGAGCTCGACGATCTGGAGTCGCTCGTGCCGTGCTGCAACGACGAGACGGACACGATGTACACGTGCGACACGCGCGTGGAGAAAGTCGTTCTGCCGAACCCGCCGTCGAACACCCTCGGCGGAGGCGACGGCGGCTCGGGTCTCGCCGGTGCAGTGGGCGATGCTGCGGCGGGCATCTCGCAGCTTTCCTCCGGCGGAGGCGGGGCTTCGCTGCCGTTCGTGATGAACCCCGCCGGTGGCGCCGGGTTGAACCTCAACATGGACGCAGGCATGGCGGGCCTCGGCAGTGCGCTCAATTCCGTGGGCGGCGCCGATGGCTTGATCAGCATGGCCATGGGCATCGTGTATCCGTCGATCAAGCCGCTGATGGAAGCGTCGATTCGCCGGCTCTCGGTAACCGTTCGCTGGAAGGAAGGCTCGACCGACAAAGAGCTGCTGATGGTCCAGTACGTGACCAATCCGCAGCGCGGCAACTTGGGCGGTGCTCTCGGCTTCGACGCGGGCACCCAGCCCATCGTGGACGGCGGAGGAGGCGTCATCAAATGAGGAGAGCCTCGCGCGGTATGACCCTGCTCGAGATCCTCGTCTCATTGGCGATTTTGGCGATGATATCGCTGCTCGTCTACGGCGCCGTCGACTCGCTGAGCCGCGGAAAAAAGGCGGAGGCGCTGCGCAACGAGCGATCGCGCCAGGGGCGTTCGGCCATTTTGCGCATGGCCCGCGAGCTGTCGAGCGCCTACATCTCGCAGCACACGCCGACCAATTTGGCGATGCAGACGCGGCAAACGATCTTCTCCGGCAAGGGAAGCAGCCAGTATGACCGCGTCGATTTTACCGCCTTTGCCCACCGCCGCACGGAAGCCGATTCCAAAGAATCCGACCAATCCGAAATAGGATATTTCGTCGTTCGCGATCCCAATCAAGACGGGAAAATGGATCTCGTGCGGCGCGAGCAATTCCCCATCGACTTGGATGCGACGAAGGGCGGCGTCATCAACGTGCTGGCCGAGGACGTCGAGTCGTTCGAACTTCGCTACCTCGACCCGGTGACCAGTCAATGGGTCGAAGCATGGGATACGACCCAAGCCCAAACGGGGCAGGGTGGCCGGCTGCCGTTCGAGGTGCACATCAAATTGGTCTTGGCCAATCCTCCGCCCGGCGTCGAAAAAACGTATGCCACCAAGGTGGTGATCCCGATGCAGCAACCCCTGTCGTTCGGGATACCGCGATGAGTCGCGCTCGTCGTCGCGCCAAGCAGCGCACCCGCGAGCGCGGGATCGCCCTCATCATGGTGCTCGGTGCCATTGCCGTGCTCACGGTCATGCTCGCGGAGTTCCAGGACGAGACGAGCACCGAGCTCGCGGCGGCGCTCGCGGATCGCGACGGCGTTCAAGCGGAGTACATGGCCCGCAGCGCCGTGAACCTTTCGCGGTTGCTCCTGGCGGCGGAGCCGACGATGCGTACGGCGGTGGCACCGCTCTTTATGATGATGAAGAAGACGCCGCCGCAGCTTCCGGTGTGGGAGTTCTCGGATCGCATTCTCGGTGCCTTCAACGATCAGGAGGGCGCGGCCAGCTTCGCCGGATCCGTGGGCGTCGATCTCTCCGCGGGCAAGAACCTGGGCATGCCGGGTGGCCGCTTCGAAATCTCCATCGTCGACGAAGACTCCAAGATCAACGTCAACTTGGGTGCGGCCAACGACATGGCCCACCTGCGCCTCGCGCGCGAGATCATGGGCCTCATTGCACCATTGCAGTATTCGCCCATGTTCGAAAAGAAGGACGGGTCGGGCGCGACGCACGACCGTCTCTCCGTATGTGCGGCAATCATCGATTGGGCGGACCTCGACGAGGGTATGTTCGATTGCAACGTCCAGCAGACGGCCCAGGCCCGCAGTGCTGGCGTCGAGGACGCGTATTATCAGCTATTGCCCACCAGGCCGTACCGGCGAAAAAATGCGCCTTACGATTCGCTCGACGAGTTGCGCATGGTCCGCGGTGTGGGCGAGGACTTTTGGGCGACCTTCATCGACCCCGAGCCGGACAATCCGAAGAAACGCATCATGACCGTGTGGGGGCAGGGCGCGGTGAACGTCAACACCGCCAATGCGCAGACCCTCCTGGCCATCGTGTGCTCGGGGGCGCAGCTCGATACGCCCGTCTGCACGGACCCGATGCAGGCGGCCACGTTCCTCACCGGCGTGACCATGGCGCGCGGCCTCACCATGGGCGCACCCATGTTCGGCAACGCGAACGACTTCATCAACACCATGAAGGGGCAAGGTCAAATGGGCCCGCTTCTGACCACGATGGGCATGAAGCCGGTCAAGTTCCAATCGGACGCCGAATTCGGAAAGAGCATTTCCACCGAGAGCAAAGTGTTCTCGATCTACACCGTCGGCGTTATCAAGGGGTACAAGCGCGAAACGCGAACCTCGATCCACGCCGTGGTCGATTTCCGCAGTGCACCGCAGCTGACCGCAACGGGCCAGCAACCGAACACCGGGCAGCAGCCGCAAACCACGCCGCCGGGCCAAACCCCGTCCACCGGATCCGGATCCCAGACCGGGACCAACAATCCCGCCACCCAGCCGAGCAGCGGTGGACAAGTCGTTTACTTTCGAATCGAATAATCAACGAGGAGCTCTACGTTCATGCCCATTTGGCTCGGAATCGATATCGGAAAAAGCGCCGTCAAGGTGGCCGCGCTCCGATCGAGCTACCGCAAGACGGCGGTCATCGGCTTGGGAAGCGCCGACATCGTGGCGGAGGTGCGCGATAGTCAGTTCCTCGGCGCACCGGCTCTCCCAGGGGAGCCCCCGGCCGCGCCGGAAGCACCGTCGCCGGACCAGGTTGCCCAGGAGGCGGTGTCCCGTGCCATTCGCGATGCGGTGAGCATCGCGCTTTCGGGCAAGCCGGGCACTGGGGACGGCGTGGCGGTGGCCATCGATGGGGTGAAGGCCATGTCCCGCGTGTTGCCCATCCCGGCCAGCGCGCAGAAGCAGCTCGCGGAGGTGCTCCCGTTCGAGTTGGAGGCGCAGGTTCCCTTCGAGCTCGAGGGCTCCGTCTTCGACTACCGCATCCTCTCCGGGCTGCGTTCCTTGCCCGGGGCGGACCCTGCCTCGCTTCCGGTCCTCGCCTCGGTGGCGCGCATTTCGGACGTGCAGGCCCGCATCGACACCGTCAAGCAAGCGCTCGGCGTCGAGCCGGAGCGGGTCGGCGTCGGCATGCTGCCGTTGGCCAATTGGGTCGCCGTCTTGCCGGCGCTCGCAGAGCCCGGCCCCATCGTGGCCATCGATCTGGGCACCGACACGAGCGACATCCTCATCTTCCGCAATGGCGAACCGGTCTTCACGCGCACCGTGTCGCAAGGCACCTCGGGCCTTCCCGAAACGGCGCCCAAGCTCGCACGCGAGATCCGCATCACCTTGGCGGCGTACCGCGCCACCGGCGGCGATCCGGCCGTTCGCGTGTTCCTCTGCGGCGGAGGCGCTTTCGTCTCCGGCGCCGAGTCGTTCCTCTCGAACGAGCTCGAGACCGAGGTCACCGCGCTGCCGCCGCCGCCCATGGAATACGAGGTGCCGCAGCCCGATCAGCTGCGCCAACTCGCGCGCTACGCCAAGGCACTGGGCCTGGCCCTCGGCTTGGGTTCGCGCCCGCTCGGGCTCGACCTGCGCAAAGGGCCGCTCGCCTACGAGCGCGGCTTCGGCTGGCTGCGCGAGCGCGTGCCCGTGTTGGCCGGCCTCGGGGCGGTCATCGTCGTGAGCTTTTTCTTCTCCGCGGCCATGCAGCTTTACGCACTCGGAAAAGAGAAAGACACCGTGGAGGCCGCGCTCGCGTCGGTCACCAAAGAAGTCCTGGGCGAAGAAACCAGCAGCGCCGAACGCGCGAACGAATTGCTCGCGCAGCAGACCGGCGGCGAAGACGATCCCATGCCCCACGCCGACGCCTTCGACGTCATGGTGCGCCTGTCCGAGGCCATCCCCAGCTCGATGACCCACGACATCGAGGATCTCGATCTCACCAAAGGCCACGTGAGCATCCACGGCCTCGTCGGCTCCAGCAACGACGCGCAGTCGATCGCCACCTCCCTGCGCAGTGAGCCATGTTTCTCCGATGTGCAGATCAAGCGCATCGACCAGGCCATTGGCAAAGAGGAGCGGAAGAAATACGTCCTCGAGTTCGATTTGAAATGCCCCGAAGATCAAAAGGGCGGTGGGAAAAAGCCGGGGGCCCAGGCGTCCGCCAGCGCGTCGGCCGCCAGCTCGGCGAGTGGAGGTAAGTGATGGCTCGCCCCCTTCTCGATCGACTCAATTTGAATCCGCGCGAGCGCAGGCTCGTCGGCATCTTGGGCATCATCGTCGTGGTGCTCGTGATCGTCGGCATTCCCGTGTTCGTGCAGACGACGATCATGGGCCGCCGCTCGGAGGTTG encodes:
- the pilM gene encoding pilus assembly protein PilM, producing MPIWLGIDIGKSAVKVAALRSSYRKTAVIGLGSADIVAEVRDSQFLGAPALPGEPPAAPEAPSPDQVAQEAVSRAIRDAVSIALSGKPGTGDGVAVAIDGVKAMSRVLPIPASAQKQLAEVLPFELEAQVPFELEGSVFDYRILSGLRSLPGADPASLPVLASVARISDVQARIDTVKQALGVEPERVGVGMLPLANWVAVLPALAEPGPIVAIDLGTDTSDILIFRNGEPVFTRTVSQGTSGLPETAPKLAREIRITLAAYRATGGDPAVRVFLCGGGAFVSGAESFLSNELETEVTALPPPPMEYEVPQPDQLRQLARYAKALGLALGLGSRPLGLDLRKGPLAYERGFGWLRERVPVLAGLGAVIVVSFFFSAAMQLYALGKEKDTVEAALASVTKEVLGEETSSAERANELLAQQTGGEDDPMPHADAFDVMVRLSEAIPSSMTHDIEDLDLTKGHVSIHGLVGSSNDAQSIATSLRSEPCFSDVQIKRIDQAIGKEERKKYVLEFDLKCPEDQKGGGKKPGAQASASASAASSASGGK
- a CDS encoding type II secretion system GspH family protein is translated as MKLSWSQIIRHSRRAGRASRERGVTLIEILIVLAIIGLIAGGVAMTAIPKFAEAQKQTTRQSAQVLRQAAQLWRTTGGGDCPTVEVLKRDKQLESSSKLSDAWEQPFKILCDDDETTVVSAGPDKKEGTADDIRVPAPEAPAK
- a CDS encoding type II secretion system GspH family protein — encoded protein: MSKRGFSLLEVMVAIAILGLALSVILSAQAGLTTSTRRAANMANAVEYGRCKMTEMEEKLLKLGYPELDDLESLVPCCNDETDTMYTCDTRVEKVVLPNPPSNTLGGGDGGSGLAGAVGDAAAGISQLSSGGGGASLPFVMNPAGGAGLNLNMDAGMAGLGSALNSVGGADGLISMAMGIVYPSIKPLMEASIRRLSVTVRWKEGSTDKELLMVQYVTNPQRGNLGGALGFDAGTQPIVDGGGGVIK
- a CDS encoding type II secretion system F family protein, coding for MAVFEYRGLLVASGKQVHGVRDADNAKVLRGLLKREGILLTSAHEESSAQAEGRKGKLDLFAFFRRVSITDVAMMTRQLATLVMAGIPLVEAVAALTDQVEKLELKRVLTTVRDRLNEGISLAKALEPHPKIFPPLYVNMVAAGEASGTLETVLERLSDFMEGQARLRSKVSAALAYPILMLIIGTVLIAVMMVAVVPKITSIFASLDRALPWYTSLLIMVSNALKSNEMVGFLMMLFMMIALRKASSGPQTDEKDKPAARAAKKSLGVAAFVAMGLGIFILLLFFYVDSVVSLIIGLTLGFVVGLVVSRLLKYIATPVGKVWKDSFLLKLPIFGPLFRMLAVARFSRTLATLLQSGVPLLKAMNIVRNVLGNARLEKVIEEATGSIREGESIAAPLKRSREFPPIVTHMIAIGEKSGQLEQMLENVARAYDTQVDTRVQAMTSLLEPLIIVFMGGGVGFIAFSILMPLIQMNDFVQ
- the gspE gene encoding type II secretion system ATPase GspE, which encodes MAEERFMGELLARRGVVPPERLEGIYAIQKEKGGSLIDLLVDAQITDEATVGRALAEEAELPYVDRIESEKIPTQLATRVPITFAKQHKIVVIHEDDRAMHAICADPFDTAALDDLRLLFGKPVEAQVAPGEQVVDAINRVYERVAGGGELETDEADVSDDDAASDILDSDDEAPVIRWVNSLFMQAMKERASDIHIEPEEKEVLVRYRIDGDLYIKRRAPRTFMNAIVSRIKIESALNIAEKRLPQDGRITKKIAGKSFDIRVSTIPTSRAYERIVMRLLNKSSVLLDLPDLGFSPRDYALMDGLIRRPDGIILVTGPTGSGKTTTLYACINRINRPDLNILTAEDPVEYEIGGIHQVHVNPKIGLTFASALRAFLRQDPDVVMVGEIRDKETVEIAINASLTGHLVLSTIHTNDAAGAVTRMVDMGVEPFLIRSSVIGILAQRLVRVLCPHCKEAYPAEDFELEELGLHRERIRQRKARMNNAQSRYFPRTVTEPDILELPPGTRPTFFRPKGCSRCANTGFTGRRGIYELLLMDDAVGPLILRNADAQALKRTAIDQGMDSLRDDGARKVLTGLTSVEEVLAATQEDVGVGEAASTVSAGSMPAAAAR
- a CDS encoding type II secretion system protein GspK; the encoded protein is MSRARRRAKQRTRERGIALIMVLGAIAVLTVMLAEFQDETSTELAAALADRDGVQAEYMARSAVNLSRLLLAAEPTMRTAVAPLFMMMKKTPPQLPVWEFSDRILGAFNDQEGAASFAGSVGVDLSAGKNLGMPGGRFEISIVDEDSKINVNLGAANDMAHLRLAREIMGLIAPLQYSPMFEKKDGSGATHDRLSVCAAIIDWADLDEGMFDCNVQQTAQARSAGVEDAYYQLLPTRPYRRKNAPYDSLDELRMVRGVGEDFWATFIDPEPDNPKKRIMTVWGQGAVNVNTANAQTLLAIVCSGAQLDTPVCTDPMQAATFLTGVTMARGLTMGAPMFGNANDFINTMKGQGQMGPLLTTMGMKPVKFQSDAEFGKSISTESKVFSIYTVGVIKGYKRETRTSIHAVVDFRSAPQLTATGQQPNTGQQPQTTPPGQTPSTGSGSQTGTNNPATQPSSGGQVVYFRIE
- a CDS encoding prepilin-type N-terminal cleavage/methylation domain-containing protein, with translation MRRASRGMTLLEILVSLAILAMISLLVYGAVDSLSRGKKAEALRNERSRQGRSAILRMARELSSAYISQHTPTNLAMQTRQTIFSGKGSSQYDRVDFTAFAHRRTEADSKESDQSEIGYFVVRDPNQDGKMDLVRREQFPIDLDATKGGVINVLAEDVESFELRYLDPVTSQWVEAWDTTQAQTGQGGRLPFEVHIKLVLANPPPGVEKTYATKVVIPMQQPLSFGIPR
- a CDS encoding prepilin-type cleavage/methylation domain-containing protein is translated as MTLVEILIVMVIIALIMGGIIMGGGQVSSARLRASSSLITSAIKTAYTRSNAVSKSVRLVFDFEENTLWLEEASRPMVVQSKDLTATGGAEPATAAEQAAVAEGERIVKGPVAPRAQFRPVPKSDLTSQEPGGKRSLPRGITFREVQTFHDDQPRTEGRAYLYFWSGGQTERASIQVRVGKSEEDGQTLTLLVSPLTGKVTIEKGPVALKLPTDDKEASEREDSAF
- a CDS encoding type II secretion system protein GspG is translated as MARRRESTVFFPWEKKRGLLGVVGRARGRLLLSVVAVIAFVVLVWSREEHAASLRATRATLTTTTRAVTAYRADHGGKCPASLSDLVAGGYTRDVPIDAWGRPLRLTCPGRRDAASFEVSSDGPDGLPGGLDRVE